The following proteins are co-located in the Escherichia fergusonii ATCC 35469 genome:
- the glnA gene encoding glutamate--ammonia ligase, which translates to MSAEHVLTMLNEHEVKFVDLRFTDTKGKEQHVTIPAHQVNAEFFEEGKMFDGSSIGGWKGINESDMVLMPDASTAVIDPFFADSTLIIRCDILEPGTLQGYDRDPRSIAKRAEDYLRSTGIADTVLFGPEPEFFLFDDIRFGASISGSHVAIDDIEGAWNSSTKYEGGNKGHRPAVKGGYFPVPPVDSAQDIRSEMCLVMEQMGLVVEAHHHEVATAGQNEVATRFNTMTKKADEIQIYKYVVHNVAHRFGKTATFMPKPMFGDNGSGMHCHMSLSKNGVNLFAGDKYAGLSEQALYYIGGVIKHAKAINALANPTTNSYKRLVPGYEAPVMLAYSARNRSASIRIPVVSSPKARRIEVRFPDPAANPYLCFAALLMAGLDGIKNKIHPGEAMDKNLYDLPPEEAKEIPQVAGSLEEALNELDLDREFLKAGGVFTDEAIDAYIALRREENDRVRMTPHPVEFELYYSV; encoded by the coding sequence ATGTCCGCTGAACACGTACTGACGATGCTGAACGAGCACGAAGTGAAGTTTGTTGATTTGCGCTTCACCGATACCAAAGGTAAAGAACAGCACGTCACTATCCCTGCTCATCAGGTGAATGCTGAATTCTTCGAAGAAGGAAAAATGTTTGACGGCTCCTCGATTGGCGGCTGGAAAGGCATTAACGAATCCGACATGGTGCTGATGCCAGACGCATCCACCGCAGTGATTGACCCGTTCTTCGCGGACTCTACCCTGATTATCCGTTGCGATATCCTTGAACCTGGCACCCTGCAAGGCTATGACCGTGACCCGCGTTCCATCGCGAAGCGCGCTGAAGATTATCTGCGTTCTACTGGCATTGCCGACACCGTACTGTTCGGGCCAGAACCTGAATTCTTCCTGTTCGATGACATCCGTTTCGGCGCGTCTATCTCCGGTTCTCATGTTGCCATCGACGATATCGAAGGTGCATGGAACTCCTCCACCAAATATGAAGGTGGTAACAAAGGTCACCGTCCGGCAGTGAAAGGCGGTTACTTCCCGGTTCCGCCAGTAGACTCGGCTCAGGATATCCGTTCTGAAATGTGTCTGGTGATGGAACAGATGGGTCTGGTGGTCGAAGCCCATCACCACGAAGTAGCGACTGCTGGTCAGAACGAAGTGGCAACCCGCTTCAATACCATGACCAAAAAAGCTGACGAAATTCAGATCTACAAATATGTTGTGCACAACGTGGCGCACCGCTTCGGTAAAACCGCGACCTTTATGCCAAAACCGATGTTCGGTGATAACGGCTCTGGTATGCACTGCCACATGTCACTGTCTAAAAACGGCGTCAACCTATTCGCGGGCGACAAATATGCAGGTCTGTCTGAGCAGGCGTTGTACTACATTGGCGGCGTAATCAAACACGCTAAAGCAATTAACGCCCTGGCAAACCCGACCACCAACTCTTACAAGCGTCTGGTCCCGGGCTACGAAGCACCGGTAATGCTGGCTTACTCTGCGCGTAACCGTTCTGCGTCTATCCGTATTCCGGTGGTTTCTTCTCCGAAAGCACGTCGTATCGAAGTCCGTTTCCCGGACCCAGCGGCTAACCCGTACCTGTGCTTTGCTGCCCTGCTGATGGCCGGTCTTGATGGTATCAAGAACAAGATCCATCCGGGCGAAGCCATGGACAAAAACCTGTATGACCTGCCGCCAGAAGAAGCGAAAGAGATCCCACAGGTTGCAGGCTCTCTGGAAGAAGCACTGAACGAACTGGATCTGGACCGCGAGTTCCTGAAAGCCGGTGGCGTGTTCACTGACGAAGCCATTGATGCGTACATCGCTCTGCGTCGCGAAGAAAATGACCGCGTGCGTATGACTCCGCATCCGGTAGAGTTTGAGCTGTACTACAGCGTCTAA
- the glnL gene encoding nitrogen regulation protein NR(II) has protein sequence MATGTQPDAGQILNSLINSILLIDDNLAIHYANPAAQQLLAQSSRKLFGTPLPELLSYFSLNIELMQESLEAGQGFTDNEVTLVIDGRSHILSVTAQRMPDGMILLEMAPMDNQRRLSQEQLQHAQQVAARDLVRGLAHEIKNPLGGLRGAAQLLSKALPDPSLLEYTKVIIEQADRLRNLVDRLLGPQLPGTRVTESIHKVAERVVTLVSMELPDNVRLIRDYDPSLPELAHDPDQIEQVLLNIVRNALQALGPEGGEIILRTRTAFQLTLHGERYRLAARIDVEDNGPGIPPHLQDTLFYPMVSGREGGTGLGLSIARNLIDQHSGKIEFTSWPGHTEFSVYLPIRK, from the coding sequence ATGGCAACAGGCACGCAGCCCGATGCTGGGCAGATCCTCAACTCGCTGATTAACAGTATTTTGTTAATCGATGACAACCTGGCGATCCATTACGCCAACCCCGCCGCGCAACAACTGCTCGCCCAAAGCTCCCGCAAATTGTTTGGTACGCCGTTACCGGAACTGTTGAGCTACTTCTCATTAAATATCGAGCTGATGCAAGAAAGTCTGGAGGCGGGGCAAGGTTTTACCGATAACGAAGTGACGCTGGTCATCGACGGGCGCTCGCATATCCTTTCTGTGACGGCCCAGCGTATGCCGGACGGCATGATCCTGCTGGAGATGGCACCGATGGATAACCAGCGCCGCTTAAGTCAGGAACAGCTACAGCACGCCCAGCAGGTTGCTGCCCGTGATTTAGTGCGCGGCCTGGCGCATGAGATTAAAAATCCGCTTGGCGGTTTACGTGGTGCGGCGCAGTTGCTCAGCAAAGCATTACCTGACCCGTCACTGCTGGAATATACCAAAGTGATTATTGAACAGGCGGATCGGTTGCGAAATCTGGTCGACCGTCTGTTGGGGCCGCAACTGCCCGGTACGCGCGTTACCGAAAGTATTCACAAAGTGGCTGAACGCGTGGTGACGCTGGTGTCGATGGAACTGCCGGACAACGTGCGGTTGATTCGTGATTACGACCCCAGCCTGCCGGAACTGGCGCACGACCCGGATCAAATTGAACAGGTCTTGCTGAATATTGTGCGCAATGCGCTACAGGCGCTGGGGCCGGAAGGTGGTGAAATCATTCTGCGTACCCGCACCGCGTTTCAACTGACCTTACACGGCGAGCGCTATCGGCTGGCGGCGCGGATTGATGTGGAAGATAACGGGCCAGGCATTCCGCCTCATTTGCAGGATACGCTGTTTTACCCGATGGTCAGCGGCCGCGAAGGTGGCACCGGGCTTGGCTTATCCATCGCCCGTAATTTGATTGATCAGCATTCAGGCAAAATTGAATTTACCAGTTGGCCAGGTCATACCGAGTTCTCGGTTTACCTGCCTATCAGGAAATAA
- the glnG gene encoding nitrogen regulation protein NR(I), translating into MQRGIVWVVDDDSSIRWVLERALAGAGLTCTTFENGAEVLEALASKTPDVLLSDIRMPGMDGLALLKQIKQRHPMLPVIIMTAHSDLDAAVSAYQQGAFDYLPKPFDIDEAVALVERAISHYQEQQQPRNVQLNGPTTDIIGEAPAMQDVFRIIGRLSRSSISVLINGESGTGKELVAHALHRHSPRAKAPFIALNMAAIPKDLIESELFGHEKGAFTGANTIRQGRFEQADGGTLFLDEIGDMPLDVQTRLLRVLADGQFYRVGGYAPVKVDVRIIAATHQNLEQRVQEGKFREDLFHRLNVIRVHLPPLRERREDIPRLARHFLQVAARELGVEAKLLHPETEAALTRLAWPGNVRQLENTCRWLTVMAAGQEVLIQDLPSELFESTVAESTSQMQPDSWATLLAQWADRALRSGHQNLLSEAQPELERTLLTTALRHTQGHKQEAARLLGWGRNTLTRKLKELGME; encoded by the coding sequence ATGCAACGAGGGATAGTCTGGGTAGTCGATGACGATAGTTCCATCCGTTGGGTGCTTGAACGTGCGCTCGCTGGAGCGGGTTTAACCTGTACGACATTTGAGAACGGCGCGGAGGTACTGGAGGCGCTGGCGAGCAAAACACCGGATGTACTGCTGTCGGATATCCGTATGCCGGGAATGGACGGGCTGGCGCTGCTCAAGCAGATTAAACAGCGCCATCCGATGCTTCCGGTCATCATTATGACCGCACATTCCGATCTGGATGCTGCCGTCAGCGCCTATCAACAAGGGGCGTTTGATTATCTGCCCAAACCGTTTGATATCGACGAAGCCGTGGCGCTGGTTGAGCGCGCCATCAGCCATTATCAGGAACAGCAGCAACCGCGTAATGTTCAGCTTAACGGCCCGACGACCGATATCATCGGCGAAGCGCCAGCCATGCAGGACGTGTTCCGGATTATCGGTCGGCTTTCACGTTCTTCCATTAGTGTGCTGATTAACGGCGAGTCCGGTACCGGTAAAGAACTGGTCGCTCATGCCCTGCATCGCCACAGTCCGCGAGCCAAAGCGCCGTTTATCGCGCTGAATATGGCGGCTATCCCGAAGGATTTGATCGAATCAGAACTGTTCGGTCACGAGAAAGGCGCGTTTACCGGCGCGAATACTATTCGTCAGGGGCGTTTTGAACAGGCCGATGGCGGCACGTTATTCCTCGATGAAATTGGCGATATGCCGCTCGATGTACAGACGCGTTTGCTGCGCGTGCTGGCAGACGGTCAGTTTTATCGCGTTGGCGGCTATGCGCCGGTGAAGGTGGATGTGCGGATTATCGCTGCAACCCACCAGAATCTCGAACAGCGGGTACAGGAAGGCAAGTTCCGTGAGGATTTGTTCCACCGCCTGAACGTTATCCGCGTTCATCTGCCGCCATTGCGTGAGCGTCGGGAAGATATTCCCCGTCTGGCACGCCATTTTTTACAGGTTGCCGCGCGCGAACTGGGCGTAGAAGCGAAGTTGCTGCACCCGGAAACCGAAGCCGCTTTGACGCGTCTGGCATGGCCGGGTAACGTGCGCCAGCTGGAAAACACCTGCCGTTGGTTAACGGTGATGGCCGCCGGGCAGGAAGTGTTGATTCAGGATTTGCCCAGCGAACTGTTTGAATCAACGGTTGCGGAGAGTACTTCGCAAATGCAACCGGACAGTTGGGCAACGCTGTTAGCGCAGTGGGCAGACAGAGCGCTGCGTTCCGGTCATCAAAATTTGCTTTCCGAAGCGCAGCCTGAGCTTGAGCGTACGTTACTGACGACCGCGTTGCGACATACGCAGGGGCATAAACAGGAAGCGGCGCGGCTGCTTGGCTGGGGTCGCAACACACTGACACGTAAGTTAAAAGAGCTGGGGATGGAGTGA